One region of Halomicrobium sp. LC1Hm genomic DNA includes:
- a CDS encoding restriction endonuclease, translating into MEKRTANAFDDWRYAAARGGLIWGQEIDVFGVKDGSRWLAQCKDWRAGEITPATLWRLIAIAQTIEARPLLVTTAELSRNAEQIARRWGVPIVRPVDLEREPGVPVAGHRLGLPPERRWSSRLNDGGEMRELLLRGVHPRRESRPSY; encoded by the coding sequence TTGGAGAAGCGAACGGCGAACGCGTTCGACGACTGGCGGTACGCCGCCGCACGCGGCGGGCTGATTTGGGGTCAGGAGATCGACGTGTTCGGCGTCAAGGACGGTTCCCGGTGGCTGGCGCAGTGCAAGGACTGGCGAGCTGGCGAGATTACGCCGGCGACGCTGTGGAGGTTGATCGCCATCGCGCAGACCATCGAAGCCCGCCCTTTGCTCGTGACGACGGCCGAACTGTCCCGCAACGCGGAGCAGATCGCGCGTCGATGGGGAGTTCCCATCGTCAGACCCGTGGATCTCGAGCGTGAACCCGGCGTGCCGGTCGCCGGCCATCGACTCGGACTCCCGCCGGAACGCCGCTGGTCGTCGAGGCTCAACGACGGTGGGGAGATGCGAGAACTGCTTTTGCGTGGCGTCCACCCGCGCCGCGAGTCGAGGCCGTCCTACTGA